In the genome of Neovison vison isolate M4711 chromosome 3, ASM_NN_V1, whole genome shotgun sequence, one region contains:
- the STK16 gene encoding serine/threonine-protein kinase 16 isoform X2 has protein sequence MGHALCVCSRGTVIIDNKRYLFIQKLGEGDLKPTNILLGDEGQPILMDLGSMNQACIHVEGSRQALALQDWAAQRCTISYRAPELFSVQSHCVIDERTDVWSLGCVLYAMMFGEGPYDMVFQKGDSVALAVQNQLSIPQSPRHSSALRQLLTSMMTVDPQQRPPVSLLLSQLEALQPPASGQHTTQI, from the exons ATGGGCCACGCGCTGTGTGTCTGCTCTCGGGGAACTGTCATCATTGACAATAAGCGCTACCTCTTCATCCaaaaactgggggaggg GGACCTGAAGCCCACCAATATCTTGCTTGGAGATGAGGGGCAGCCAATTTTAATGGACTTGGGTTCCATGAATCAAGCTTGCATCCATGTGGAGGGCTCCCGCCAGGCTCTAGCCCTGCAG GATTGGGCAGCCCAGCGATGCACCATCTCCTACCGAGCCCCAGAGCTTTTCTCCGTGCAGAGCCACTGTGTCATTGACGAGCGCACTGATGTCTGG TCCCTAGGCTGCGTGCTCTACGCCATGATGTTTGGGGAAGGCCCGTATGACATGGTGTTCCAGAAGGGTGACAGCGTGgcccttgctgtgcagaaccaACTCAGCATCCCGCAGAGCCCCAG GCATTCTTCAGCCTTGCGGCAGCTGCTGACCTCCATGATGACTGTAGATCCCCAGCAGCGCCctcctgtttctctccttctcagtcAGTTGGAGGCACTGCAACCCCCAGCTTCAGGCCAGCACACCACCCAAATCTGA
- the GLB1L gene encoding beta-galactosidase-1-like protein: MAPKKPLCLPALLLPLLTLLLPQAGTRSFVVDRENDRFLLDGAPFRYVSGSLHYFRVPRVLWADRLFKMRMSGLNAVQFYVPWNYHEPQPGVYNFNGSRDLFAFLNEASLANLLVILRPGPYICAEWDMGGLPAWLLQKPDIHLRTSDPAFLAAVDSWFKVLLPKLYPWLYHNGGNIISIQVENEYGSYRACDFSYMRHLAGLFRALLGDRILLFTTDGPEGLKCGSLQGLYTTVDFGPADNMTKIFGLLREYEPHGPLVNSEYYTGWLDYWGQNHSTRSVLAVTKGLESMLKLGASVNMYMFHGGTNFGYWNGADEKGRFLPITTSYDYDAPISEAGDPTPKLFALRNVISEFQEIPLGPLPPPSPKMTLGPLTLQLDGDLLAFLDFLCPQGPISSILPMSFEAVKQDRGFVLYRTYLTYTVSEPTQFWVPNNGVHDRAYVMVDGVFQGVLERNMKHQLFLMGKEGARLDILLENMGRLSFGSNSSDFKGLLEPPVLGQTVLSRWLMFPLKIDKLVKRWFPLQLKKRSHPQVPSGPTFYSTKFPILGEGGDTFLSLPGWTKGQVWINGFNLGRYWTKRGPQETLYVPRPLLFSRGALNKITLLELENVPPQPQVQFLDRPILNSTLHKTYIYSLSADTQGASEPMELSGH; the protein is encoded by the exons ATGGCCCCCAAGAAGCCGCTCTGCCTTCCCGCCCTGCTGTTGCCACTTCTGACGCTGCTGCTGCCCCAG gcAGGCACTCGGTCGTTCGTAGTGGATCGGGAAAATGACAGATTCCTCCTAGATGGGGCCCCGTTCCGCTACGTGTCTGGCAGCCTGCACTACTTTCGGGTACCACGGGTGCTTTGGGCAGACCGGCTTTTCAAGATGCGAATGAGTGGCCTCAACGCTGTACAGTT ttATGTGCCCTGGAACTACCATGAGCCCCAGCCTGGGGTCTATAACTTTAATGGCAGCCGGGACCTCTTTGCATTCCTGAACGAGGCGTCTTTAGCGAACCTGTTGGTCATACTGAGACCAGGACCTTACATCTGTGCAGAGTGGGACATG GGGGGCCTCCCAGCCTGGCTGCTTCAAAAACCTGACATACATCTGAGAACCTCAGATCCAG CCTTTCTTGCCGCAGTGGACTCCTGGTTCAAGGTCTTGCTGCCCAAGTTATATCCATGGCTCTACCATAATGGGGGCAACATCATTAGCATTCAG GTGGAGAATGAATACGGTAGCTACAGGGCCTGTGACTTCAGCTACATGCGGCACCTGGCTGGGCTCTTCCGTGCACTGCTGGGAGACAGAATCCTCCTCTTCACCACCGATGGGCCTGAAGGACTCAAATGTGGCTCCCTCCAGGGACTCTACACCACTGTGGATTTTGGCCCAG CTGACAACATGACCAAAATCTTTGGCCTACTGCGGGAGTATGAGCCCCATGGGCCACTG GTGAACTCCGAGTATTACACAGGCTGGCTGGATTACTGGGGCCAGAACCACTCCACACGGTCCGTTTTGGCTGTGACCAAAGGCCTAGAAAGCATGCTGAAGCTGGGAGCCAGTGTGAACAT GTACATGTTCCACGGAGGCACCAACTTTGGATACTGGAATG GTGCTGATGAGAAGGGACGCTTTCTTCCAATTACTACCAGCTATGACTACGATGCACCAATATCTGAAGCAGGGGACCCCACACCTAAGCTTTTTGCTCTTCGAAACGTCATCAGTGAG TTCCAGGAAATTCCCCTGGGACCTTTacctccccccagccccaagaTGACGCTTGGACCTTTGACCCTGCAACTG GATGGGGATTTGCTGGCTTTCCTAGACTTCCTGTGTCCCCAAGGGCCCATCAGTTCAATCTTGCCAATGTCCTTTGAGGCTGTCAAACAG GACCGTGGCTTTGTGCTATACCGGACCTATCTGACCTATACTGTGTCTGAGCCAACACAGTTCTGGGTGCCTAACAATGGAGTCCATGACCGTGCCTATGTGATGGTAGATGGG GTGTTTCAGGGTGTTCTGGAACGAAACATGAAACACCAACTATTTTTGATGGGGAAAGAAGGGGCCAGACTAGACATCTTACTGGAGAACATGGGGAGGCTCAGTTTCGGGTCTAACAGCAGTGACTTCAAG GGCCTATTAGAGCCACCAGTTCTGGGGCAAACGGTCCTCAGCCGGTGGCTGATGTTCCCTCTGAAAATTGATAAGCTTGTAAAGCGGTGGTTTCCCCTCCAGCTGAAGAAAAGGTCACATCCTCAAGTTCCCTCTGGCCCCACTTTCTACTCCACAAAGTTTCCAATTTTAGGAGAAGGCGGGGAcacttttctctctctacctggaTGGACCAAG GGCCAAGTCTGGATCAATGGGTTTAACCTGGGCCGGTACTGGACAAAGCGGGGGCCCCAAGAGACGCTCTACGTGCCAAGACCCCTGCTGTTTTCTAGGGGAGCCCTCAACAAAATCACACTGCTAGAGCTAGAAAACGTGCCACCTCAGCCCCAAGTCCAGTTTCTGGATAGGCCCATCCTAAACAGCACCCTGCATAAGACATACATCTATTCCCTCTCAGCTGATACACAAGGTGCCTCTGAACCAATGGAGTTAAGCGGGCACTGA
- the STK16 gene encoding serine/threonine-protein kinase 16 isoform X1 produces the protein MGHALCVCSRGTVIIDNKRYLFIQKLGEGGFSYVDLVEGLHDGHFYALKRILCHEQQDREEAQREADMHRLFHHPNILRLVAYCLRERGTKHEAWLLLPFFKRGTLWNEIERLKDKGNFLTEDQILQLLLGICRGLEVIHARGYAHRDLKPTNILLGDEGQPILMDLGSMNQACIHVEGSRQALALQDWAAQRCTISYRAPELFSVQSHCVIDERTDVWSLGCVLYAMMFGEGPYDMVFQKGDSVALAVQNQLSIPQSPRHSSALRQLLTSMMTVDPQQRPPVSLLLSQLEALQPPASGQHTTQI, from the exons ATGGGCCACGCGCTGTGTGTCTGCTCTCGGGGAACTGTCATCATTGACAATAAGCGCTACCTCTTCATCCaaaaactgggggaggg TGGGTTCAGCTATGTGGACCTAGTGGAGGGGTTACATGATGGACACTTCTACGCCCTGAAGCGGATCCTGTGTCACGAGCAGCAGGATCGGGAGGAGGCCCAACGAGAAGCAGACATGCATCGCCTCTTCCATCACCCCAACATCCTTCGCCTTGTGGCTTATTGTCTGAGGGAGCGGGGCACTAAACATGAGGCCTGGCTGCTGCTGCCCTTCTTCAAG AGGGGCACGCTGTGGAACGAGATAGAAAGGCTAAAGGACAAAGGCAACTTCTTGACTGAAGATCAGATCCTTCAGCTGCTGCTGGGTATCTGCAGAGGCCTTGAGGTCATTCATGCCCGAGGTTATGCCCACAG GGACCTGAAGCCCACCAATATCTTGCTTGGAGATGAGGGGCAGCCAATTTTAATGGACTTGGGTTCCATGAATCAAGCTTGCATCCATGTGGAGGGCTCCCGCCAGGCTCTAGCCCTGCAG GATTGGGCAGCCCAGCGATGCACCATCTCCTACCGAGCCCCAGAGCTTTTCTCCGTGCAGAGCCACTGTGTCATTGACGAGCGCACTGATGTCTGG TCCCTAGGCTGCGTGCTCTACGCCATGATGTTTGGGGAAGGCCCGTATGACATGGTGTTCCAGAAGGGTGACAGCGTGgcccttgctgtgcagaaccaACTCAGCATCCCGCAGAGCCCCAG GCATTCTTCAGCCTTGCGGCAGCTGCTGACCTCCATGATGACTGTAGATCCCCAGCAGCGCCctcctgtttctctccttctcagtcAGTTGGAGGCACTGCAACCCCCAGCTTCAGGCCAGCACACCACCCAAATCTGA
- the ATG9A gene encoding autophagy-related protein 9A has translation MAQFDTEYQRLEASYSDSPPGEEDLLVHVPEGSKSPWHHIENLDLFFSRVYNLHQKNGFTCMLIGEIFELMQFLFVVAFTTFLVSCVDYDILFANKMVNHSLHPTEPVKVTLPDAFLPAQVCSARIQENGSLITILVIAGVFWIHRLIKFIYNICCYWEIHSFYLHALRIPMSALPYCTWQEVQARIVQTQKEHQICIHKRELTELDIYHRILRFQNYMVALVNKSLLPLRFRLPGLGEAVFFTRGLKYNFELILFWGPGSLFLNEWSLKAEYKRGGQRLELAQRLSNRILWIGIANFLLCPLILIWQILYAFFSYAEVLKREPGALGARCWSLYGRCYLRHFNELEHELQSRLSRGYKPASKYMNCFLSPLLTLLAKNGAFFAGSILAVLIALTIYDEDVLAVEHVLTTVTLLGVTVTVCRSFIPDQHMVFCPEQLLRVILAHIHYMPDHWQGNAHRSQTRDEFAQLFQYKAVFILEELLSPIVTPLILIFCLRPRALEIIDFFRNFTVEVVGVGDTCSFAQMDVRQHGHPQWLSGGQTEASVYQQAEDGKTELSLMHFAITNPGWQPPRESTAFLGFLKEQVQRDGAAASLAQGGLLPENALFTSIQSLQSESEPLSLIANVVAGSSCRGPPLPRDLQGSRHRAEVASALRSFSPLHPSQVPTGRAPSTMTGSGLDARTASSGSSVWEGQLQSLVLSEYASTEMSLHALYMHQLHKQQAQAEPERHVWHRRESDESGESAPEEGGEGSRASQPIPRSASYPCAAARPGAPETTALQGGFQRRYGGITDPGTVPRAPSHFSRLPLGGWAEDGQAASRHPEPVPEEGSEDELPPQVHKV, from the exons ATGGCGCAGTTCGACACTGAATACCAGCGCCTTGAGGCCTCCTACAGTGATTCACCCCCTGGGGAGGAGGACCTACTGGTGCACGTCCCTGAGGGGAGTAAAT CACCCTGGCACCACATCGAAAACCTTGACCTCTTCTTCTCTCGA GTTTATAATCTACACCAGAAGAATGGCTTCACTTGCATGCTCATCGGGGAGATCTTTGAGCTCAT GCAGTTCCTCTTTGTGGTTGCCTTCACCACCTTCCTGGTCAGCTGCGTGGACTACGACATCCTTTTTGCCAACAAGATGGTGAACCATAGTCTTCACCCGACCGAGCCCGTCAAGGTCACTCTGCCAGACGCCTTTTTGCCTGCCCAGGTCTGTAGTGCCAG GATTCAGGAAAATGGCTCCCTTATCACCATCCTGGTCATTGCGGGTGTGTTCTGGATCCATCGGCTTATCAAGTTCATCTACAACATTTGCTGCTACTGGGAGATCCACTCCTTCTACCTACACGCTCTGCGTATCCCCATG TCCGCCCTCCCCTACTGCACGTGGCAGGAAGTGCAGGCGCGCATCGTGCAGACTCAGAAGGAGCACCAGATCTGCATCCACAAGCGCGAGCTGACCGAGCTGGACATCTACCACCGCATCCTCCGCTTCCAGAACTACATGGTCGCCCTGGTGAACAAGTCCCTCCTGCCTCTGCGCTTCCGCCTGCCAGGCCTGGGGGAGGCTGTCTTCTTCACTCGCGGCCTCAAGTACAACTTCGAGCTGATCCTCTTCTGGGGCCCTGGCTCTCTGTTTCTCAATGAATGGAGCCTCAAGGCTGAGTACAAACGTGGGGGGCAGCGGCTGGAGTTGGCCCAGCGCCTCAGCAACCGCATCCTGTGGATTGGCATTGCCAACTTCCTGCTGTGCCCCCTCATCCTCATCTGGCAGATCCTCTACGCCTTCTTCAGCTACGCCGAGGTGCTGAAGCGGGAGCCCGGGGCCCTCGGGGCGCGCTGCTGGTCCCTCTATGGCCGCTGCTACCTCCGCCACTTCAACGAGCTGGAGCACGAGCTGCAGTCCCGCCTCAGCCGAGGCTATAAGCCCGCCTCCAAGTACATGAACTGCTTCCTGTCCCCGCTGCTGACGCTGCTGGCCAAGAATGGCGCCTTCTTCGCTGGCTCCATCCTGGCTGTGCTCATTGCCCTCACCATCTACGACGAAGACGTGTTGGCCGTAGAGCATGTCCTTACCACCGTCACACTCCTGGGGGTCACCGTGACCGTGTGCAG GTCCTTTATCCCGGACCAGCACATGGTGTTCTGCCCTGAGCAGCTGCTCCGCGTGATCCTTGCACACATTCACTACATGCCTGACCACTGGCAGGGTAATGCCCACCGCTCGCAGACCCGGGACGAGTTTGCCCAGCTCTTCCAGTACAAGGCA GTGTTCATCTTGGAGGAACTGCTGAGTCCCATTGTCACGCCCCTCATCCTTATCTTCTGCCTGCGCCCACGGGCCCTGGAGATCATAGACTTCTTCCGCAATTTCACCGTGGAGGTTGTCGGTGTTGGGGATACCTGCTCCTTTGCCCAGATGGATGTTCGCCAGCACGGGCATCCCCAG TGGCtgtctggtgggcagacagaggcCTCGGTGTACCAGCAAGCTGAGGACGGGAAGACAGAGCTGTCACTCATGCACTTCGCTATCACCAACCCCGGCTGGCAGCCACCACGTGAGAGCACTGCCTTTCTCGGCTTCCTCAAGGAGCAGGTTCAGCGGGACGGAGCAGCTGCCAGCCTCGCCCAAGGGGGTCTGCTTCCTGAAAATGCTCTCTTTACATCTATCCAGTCCTTACAATCTGAGTCTGAG CCACTGAGCCTTATTGCAAATGTGGTAGCTGGATCATCCTGCCGGGGCCCCCCACTGCCCAGAGACCTGCAGGGCTCCAGGCACAGGGCCGAAGTCGCCTCTGCCCTGCGCTCTTTTTCCCCTCTGCACCCCAGTCAGGTGCCCACAGGCCGAGCTCCAAGCACCATGACGGGCTCTGG GCTGGACGCCAGGACAGCCAGCTCCGGGAGCAGTGTGTGGGAAGGACAGCTGCAGAGCCTTGTGCTGTCGGAGTACGCATCCACCGAGATGAGCCTGCACGCCCTCTACATGCACCAG CTCCACAAGCAGCAGGCCCAGGCCGAACCTGAGCGGCACGTGTGGCACCGCCGGGAGAGCGATGAGAGTGGGGAGAGTGCCCCTGAAGAGGGGGGAGAGGGTTCCCGGGCCTCCCAACCTATCCCCCGTTCGGCCAGCTATCCCTGTGCTGCAGCCCGGCCCGGAGCACCTGAGACCACCGCCCTGCAGGGGGGCTTCCAGAGGCGCTACGGGGGTATCACAG ATCCTGGCACAGTACCCCGGGCTCCCTCTCACTTCTCACGGTTGCCTCTCGGAGGGTGGGCCGAAGACGGGCAGGCAGCCTCCAGGCACCCAGAGCCGGTGCCCGAGGAGGGCTCAGAGGATGAGCTGCCCCCTCAGGTGCACAAG GTATAG
- the ANKZF1 gene encoding ankyrin repeat and zinc finger domain-containing protein 1 isoform X2, with the protein MSPVSAATQGPALVSLFDLSADAPVLQGLSLVSRPSGEALAQALRASCPGERASPERKPLQGLPDISEKLFCSTCDQTFHDHQEQGPQEDPKLLLHNLQNGGPRHCVVLMAAAGHFAGAIFQGRNVVTHKTFHRYTVRAKRGTAQGIRDARGGASRSAGANLRRYNEATLYKDVRDLLAGPVWAKALGEAGTILLRAPRSGRSLFFGGHGAPLQRGDPRLWDIPLATRRPTFQELQHVLHKLTTLHVHGEDPWEADRLDSPQTHWKKREGKKATEAERKVSSDENEALGQNEESSKQGSGSEEEDSPQVELELVELTVGTLDLREFEVLPKRRRRKRNKERNRDLKAGTHVTLPQQPQGDEAFSQSAQAHTAPLGPSLDEAKTPDQSELWDMLLAACRAGDVEMLKLQLAAGPRDPGVLSLLSAPWGSSGFTLLHAAAAAGRGSVVRLLLEAGADPTVQDSRARPPYTVAADRSTRNEFRRFMEKNPDAYDYSKAQVPGPLTPEMEARQAMRKREQKAARRQREEQQRKQREQEEREREEQQRFVALSDREKRALAAERRLAAQLGVPTLRTPGSVDLSAPRCWSCGTSLQGLTPFHYLDFSFCSTRCLRDHRCQAAKPSS; encoded by the exons ATGTCGCCGGTTTCAGCTGCAACCCAGGGTCCTGCGTTGGTCTCCCTCTTTGACCTCAGCGCGGATGCTCCGGTCCTTCAGGGCCTGAGCCTGGTGAGCCGCCCGTCTGGGGAGGCTCTGGCCCAGGCTCTGCGGGCTTCCTGTCCAG GGGAGAGAGCAAGCCCAGAAAGAAAGCCACTCCAGGGTCTCCCGGATatttcagagaaattattttGTTCTACTTGTGACCAGACCTTCCACGACCACCAGGAACAG GGGCCCCAAGAAGATCCCAAACTACTCCTACACAACTTGCAAAACGGAGGTCCCAGACACTGCGTGGTGCTCATGGCTGCAGCTGGGCACTTTGCTGGAGCCATTTTCCAAGG AAGAAACGTGGTGACCCACAAAACCTTTCACCGCTACACAGTGCGGGCCAAGCGGGGCACAGCCCAGGGAATTCGGGATGCCCGGGGTGGGGCTTCTCGCTCTGCCGGAGCCAACCTGAGGCGCTATAATGAAGCCACATTATACAAG GATGTTCGTGACCTGCTGGCAGGGCCAGTCTGGGCCAAAGCACTGGGGGAGGCTGGGACAATATTGCTGCGTGCTCCCCGCTCTGGCCGGTCCCTGTTCTTCGGAGGCCATGGGGCACCCCTGCAACGGGGGGATCCCCGACTTTGGGATATCCCCCTCGCTACCCGCAGACCCACCTTCCAAGAGCTACAGCATGTGCTCCATAAGCTGACCACCTTGCACGTCCATG GAGAGGACCCCTGGGAGGCAGACAGGTTGGACTCACCTCAGACACactggaagaagagagaggggaagaaggctaCCGAGGCAGAAAGAAAGGTCTCCAGTGATGAAAATGAGGCACTTGGGCAGAATGAGGAATCTTCCAAACAGG GTTCAGGGTCGGAGGAAGAGGACAGCCCCCAGGTAGAGTTGGAACTAGTAGAGTTGACAGTGGGGACCCTGGATCTTCGTGAGTTTGAGGTATTGCCAAagcggaggaggaggaagaggaataaGGAGAGGAACCGAGACCTGAAAGCTGGGACGCACGTGACGCTTCCCCAGCAACCTCAAGGAGATGAAGCCTTCTCACAGTCTGCCCAGGCACACACGGCCCCTTTGGGGCCTTCCCTGGATGAGGCCAAGACCCCTGATCAGTCAGAGCTCTGGGACATGCTTCTAGCTGCTTGCCGAGCCGGAGACGTCGAGATGCTGAAACTCCAGCTAGCTGCTGGCCCCAGAGACCCTGGAGTTCTGTCTCTGCTCAGTGCCCCCTGGGGCTCCAGTGGCTTCACCCTCCTGCATGCAGCAGCTGCCGCTGGGAGAGGCTCAGTGGTTCGCCTGCTGCTGGAGGCAGGTGCCGACCCTACTGTGCA GGACTCCCGGGCCCGGCCACCATATACGGTTGCAGCTGACAGGTCAACGCGAAATGAGTTCCGAAGGTTCATGGAGAAGAATCCAGATGCTTACGATTACAGCAAGGCTCAG GTGCCAGGGCCGCTGACGCCCGAAATGGAGGCACGGCAGGCTATGCGgaaaagggagcagaaggctgcCCGGCGGCAACGGGAGGAACAGCAGCGGAAGCAGCgggagcaggaggaaagggagcGAGAAGAGCAGCAGCGCTTTGTTGCCCTCAGTGATCGTGAGAAG AGGGCTCTGGCTGCAGAGCGGCGGCTAGCTGCCCAGCTGGGCGTCCCCACCCTGCGGACCCCCGGCTCTGTGGACCTCAGTGCTCC ACGCTGCTGGAGTTGTGGGACATCCCTCCAGGGCCTCACTCCCTTTCACTATCTCGACTTCTCTTTCTGCTCCACACGCTGCCTCCGGGACCACCGCTGCCAGGCCGCCAAGCCCTCTTCCTGA
- the ANKZF1 gene encoding ankyrin repeat and zinc finger domain-containing protein 1 isoform X1: MSPVSAATQGPALVSLFDLSADAPVLQGLSLVSRPSGEALAQALRASCPGERASPERKPLQGLPDISEKLFCSTCDQTFHDHQEQREHYKLDWHRFNLKQRLKDKPRLSALDFEKQSSTGDLSSISGSEDSDSASEDSLQIPDEERAGFEKPSRPQGFHPHRVLFQNAQGQFLYAYRCVLGPRQGPQEDPKLLLHNLQNGGPRHCVVLMAAAGHFAGAIFQGRNVVTHKTFHRYTVRAKRGTAQGIRDARGGASRSAGANLRRYNEATLYKDVRDLLAGPVWAKALGEAGTILLRAPRSGRSLFFGGHGAPLQRGDPRLWDIPLATRRPTFQELQHVLHKLTTLHVHGEDPWEADRLDSPQTHWKKREGKKATEAERKVSSDENEALGQNEESSKQGSGSEEEDSPQVELELVELTVGTLDLREFEVLPKRRRRKRNKERNRDLKAGTHVTLPQQPQGDEAFSQSAQAHTAPLGPSLDEAKTPDQSELWDMLLAACRAGDVEMLKLQLAAGPRDPGVLSLLSAPWGSSGFTLLHAAAAAGRGSVVRLLLEAGADPTVQDSRARPPYTVAADRSTRNEFRRFMEKNPDAYDYSKAQVPGPLTPEMEARQAMRKREQKAARRQREEQQRKQREQEEREREEQQRFVALSDREKRALAAERRLAAQLGVPTLRTPGSVDLSAPRCWSCGTSLQGLTPFHYLDFSFCSTRCLRDHRCQAAKPSS, encoded by the exons ATGTCGCCGGTTTCAGCTGCAACCCAGGGTCCTGCGTTGGTCTCCCTCTTTGACCTCAGCGCGGATGCTCCGGTCCTTCAGGGCCTGAGCCTGGTGAGCCGCCCGTCTGGGGAGGCTCTGGCCCAGGCTCTGCGGGCTTCCTGTCCAG GGGAGAGAGCAAGCCCAGAAAGAAAGCCACTCCAGGGTCTCCCGGATatttcagagaaattattttGTTCTACTTGTGACCAGACCTTCCACGACCACCAGGAACAG AGGGAACATTATAAGCTTGACTGGCATCGGTTTAACCTAAAGCAGCGTCTCAAGGACAAGCCTCGCCTTTCTGCCCTGGATTTTGAAAAGCAGAGCTCCACAG GAGATCTTTCCAGCATCTCAGGATCAGAGGACTCAGACTCAGCCAGTGAGGACAGCTTGCAGATACCGGATGAGGAGAGGGCTGGGTTTGAGAAGCCCAGCAGACCCCAAGGCTTCCACCCTCATCGGGTTCTTTTCCAGAACGCTCAGGGCCAGTTTCTTTATGCCTATCGCTGTGTGCTAGGCCCTCGCCAG GGGCCCCAAGAAGATCCCAAACTACTCCTACACAACTTGCAAAACGGAGGTCCCAGACACTGCGTGGTGCTCATGGCTGCAGCTGGGCACTTTGCTGGAGCCATTTTCCAAGG AAGAAACGTGGTGACCCACAAAACCTTTCACCGCTACACAGTGCGGGCCAAGCGGGGCACAGCCCAGGGAATTCGGGATGCCCGGGGTGGGGCTTCTCGCTCTGCCGGAGCCAACCTGAGGCGCTATAATGAAGCCACATTATACAAG GATGTTCGTGACCTGCTGGCAGGGCCAGTCTGGGCCAAAGCACTGGGGGAGGCTGGGACAATATTGCTGCGTGCTCCCCGCTCTGGCCGGTCCCTGTTCTTCGGAGGCCATGGGGCACCCCTGCAACGGGGGGATCCCCGACTTTGGGATATCCCCCTCGCTACCCGCAGACCCACCTTCCAAGAGCTACAGCATGTGCTCCATAAGCTGACCACCTTGCACGTCCATG GAGAGGACCCCTGGGAGGCAGACAGGTTGGACTCACCTCAGACACactggaagaagagagaggggaagaaggctaCCGAGGCAGAAAGAAAGGTCTCCAGTGATGAAAATGAGGCACTTGGGCAGAATGAGGAATCTTCCAAACAGG GTTCAGGGTCGGAGGAAGAGGACAGCCCCCAGGTAGAGTTGGAACTAGTAGAGTTGACAGTGGGGACCCTGGATCTTCGTGAGTTTGAGGTATTGCCAAagcggaggaggaggaagaggaataaGGAGAGGAACCGAGACCTGAAAGCTGGGACGCACGTGACGCTTCCCCAGCAACCTCAAGGAGATGAAGCCTTCTCACAGTCTGCCCAGGCACACACGGCCCCTTTGGGGCCTTCCCTGGATGAGGCCAAGACCCCTGATCAGTCAGAGCTCTGGGACATGCTTCTAGCTGCTTGCCGAGCCGGAGACGTCGAGATGCTGAAACTCCAGCTAGCTGCTGGCCCCAGAGACCCTGGAGTTCTGTCTCTGCTCAGTGCCCCCTGGGGCTCCAGTGGCTTCACCCTCCTGCATGCAGCAGCTGCCGCTGGGAGAGGCTCAGTGGTTCGCCTGCTGCTGGAGGCAGGTGCCGACCCTACTGTGCA GGACTCCCGGGCCCGGCCACCATATACGGTTGCAGCTGACAGGTCAACGCGAAATGAGTTCCGAAGGTTCATGGAGAAGAATCCAGATGCTTACGATTACAGCAAGGCTCAG GTGCCAGGGCCGCTGACGCCCGAAATGGAGGCACGGCAGGCTATGCGgaaaagggagcagaaggctgcCCGGCGGCAACGGGAGGAACAGCAGCGGAAGCAGCgggagcaggaggaaagggagcGAGAAGAGCAGCAGCGCTTTGTTGCCCTCAGTGATCGTGAGAAG AGGGCTCTGGCTGCAGAGCGGCGGCTAGCTGCCCAGCTGGGCGTCCCCACCCTGCGGACCCCCGGCTCTGTGGACCTCAGTGCTCC ACGCTGCTGGAGTTGTGGGACATCCCTCCAGGGCCTCACTCCCTTTCACTATCTCGACTTCTCTTTCTGCTCCACACGCTGCCTCCGGGACCACCGCTGCCAGGCCGCCAAGCCCTCTTCCTGA